The Toxotes jaculatrix isolate fToxJac2 chromosome 21, fToxJac2.pri, whole genome shotgun sequence genome includes a region encoding these proteins:
- the prr12a gene encoding proline-rich protein 12, with translation MDRNYPGTGFGDLGAGAGWSYERSAKASLVYGSSRSSHPESELLHRQAYATPHPLQGYATNHHPGSSGQGGAWGAAGRSLGLSGLFDTGLHHASPSAPDASVMNLISALESRGPQPPPSASSLLSQFRTPSWQTAMHTPAPPELFISGALPGSGSFPSSSALSAYQHPASFSSRSFPAASLSLQDTPTFSPTSNGLLSPHDPLLHIKAPSQSSLGFDRLLSSQGAAAAAYRGSQDPTGATSAQASSARHLQSHQFNLLSSQLQDQSSQLYNASVFSSAQPQPQSQSQSNSAQERAVPRQDSVIKHYQRPTPAQSQLSSSAAHSLQHYLSCGGAGYQQIATHHRHAGLSCSPLGDQSPSSDHKPTSRTEQYRPIIQPPYSSSSSSSSSSSAGKGTKSSSSSGYSSASSASSSRTPHTPPSASSTSSSSSSSSATSGAHPSNSIPTSSSSAAPSRQQPPPQPAPPPPAPQQQQPPATSTSAPQSLPKSCLSGYGSPVPPVKTPTSALTGQTPPQQQTQSYSPNQPPTSHLAQSYGGFSSPQAQDLSSGTAGKGYGSLGGRSQSYSTDIYGADSAYGSLPSSLGGAGSPSLGYGAPGHSPALLRSSGSSGSGASGGGTSSGTGSGNSGSGGGAGNSMTSERGGGSGGGSYHIPDSSPSPSGNSGIIRPGLHSPVPTCPTQSPGGAGSNKYISSVLSPTFLASPQGYPDTRGPSSQPQSYHSTSSKTKADPSMLGVGSQRSQEEVDDDDEFLIQHLLQAQASPAPQAAHHHPQQPPQQASQQTQPQPQSVPPTSDSGKGLSYDMGKTSEERYHPQSVIRTHSATSTAGVGNAGSGGSISGLDNQLEMSLKKQQQQHQQHHHQQQQRNERSVGSSRNSGGRGSAEQVHSHLHHHDNLGSVVHYGRGDPYSQHSLAPQHSSHSQHVSSHSQLPSHTQMELQKKPQERADIPYPRKTPEVQQQHSQSQATASLMDSPTDQSRQPPHLLQSVLSHTTRNKLEPHQQHHKMDSHRQHQQHHKMDSHQPHQQHPKMDSHPQHQQHQKMDSHQHQQHHKIDSHSQHQQHHKMDSHTQQQQHSISQQQAVMESAGGRLGSNKHQTQSQSQTTQLQLQLQSQALEVAAAHYNHGPPPHQHEQSQVKQSSVVSSLDMLERSLSQTSSTDVAVAEDRRGGAGSGGRSGGSSERHRQQQQEQHPSHHQAQQTHHSQPHTASELHSFLSEPDISLSTPSHMHHLSQHHPQQQQQQQHPSSQHQQTHPHHPHTQPHPQQQPPLPHHIPPPSASAHSQPQPDPQQPLSSQLTPQQSQLDQQRSEQHQFDTVSPVEKADQNQQSNRFVPLTSICFPDSLLQDEDRSFFPGMEDMFCAEDYKSSCSGGAGPGQGEMNESHTGQEGMDSMKAGQSAGGAGGSAGASYDIMGHHGGDQGYEQYCHGLEEPSNNTMTLDLDSLKTHELPSTVNTEQLGLIQSQAPAMGMGANTAGPNNSGAKMSSGPGGANTGTGSGGLQSPIFCSSRPKKLLKSSSFHLLKERRDPNTLPKKSYAQEYEFEDDEDKADQPADIRLNSRRLPDLLPDLVSSCRKGGGSGSLSPLMGDIDFYHSSGYSSMGSHTLLPQDGPKKRGRKPTRPKREGPPRPRGRPRIRPMPEPYTPRGMMGEMGGTTVGGGFSVEGRGRGRGRGSRGRGGRREDMYMEMSGKEQDQMHHHHLHQQQPQQLHHQPQQQQHEPIPPLKIKLPIGTLSSSDALLRTDSLSGTDPALSDGSVGSAPSLGLSPGPPCSTESTRSQDKNKQKSQMMGEGVDDDGLEERGDEKDSESKAGFVASFLDFLKTGKRPPGLDISPGMEPDNGETSPCKSGGLRPLSPAPPPPPPPPPFGDSEGNGGLALGNCPSPKRLEDELKRNLETLPSFSSDEEDSVGKNQDLQKSISSAISALYDTPQLTSNIQAPLPPSPPQPQPQPTQAPLTPTLQPPTLSPQPTMHTPHTQPQSNEPDVLQPEDGDMDENKEEDNEEERSTGGEEESDMTEEREPQLETLGAPKLDAPLPEIPPVPATPEPPSVPPSPASSSSPSHSPLPPLSLPSPLPPPEEQQENSQPPSPVAPTSPSPSPPPPATLPQPASPPSPSPSPPPPPPATSPPPLPSTQKESPMPSPESPASPEEPPPPKITSLHLAQKQEDAAIVGESEEDESESGGEGIFRERDEFVVRVEDIRTLKLALQTGREPPPIWRVQKALLQKFSPEIKDGQRQFCATSNYLGYFGDAKRRYQRIYVKFLENVNKKDYVRVCSRRPWRRATPALRRQSLPRMASPPSTQAPPRAVEKEERVTPPVQREQREKTRPATTTTAKEQREKKEASAAVPKARERDKEREKERDHEREREKEKRVQLQQEKRAAAAERGRAKEEKKAVERKEKAERPPKSKPAKVKAEPPPKKRKKWLKEVPSSSDSDSSDEAASENEMPVKGGVNNRAMREMFRSYVEMLVSTALDPDMIQALEDTDDELYLPPMRKIDSILSEQKRRLLRRVSMSSQHQEVLHAYPQIIVDPLDSGVVRVRLSGDAYNRKTLNRVKKTLPKPQDLKLSADSYRIYSLYHSLHHYKYHTFLQCKKETNTIEQAAEDPGQEEVVQQCMANQSWLDTLFSSFIELLTLSTKA, from the exons ATGGATAGAAATTACCCGGGAACAGGATTTGGTGATTTGGGCGCAGGAGCAGGATGGAGTTACGAGAGATCGGCAAAAGCAAG TCTTGTATATGGGAGTTCCAGATCATCCCACCCTGAGTCTGAGCTCCTTCACCGACAAGCCTACGCCACCCCACACCCTCTGCAGGGCTATGCCACCAATCACCACCCAGGGAGCTCTGGCCAAGGCGGGGCTTGGGGAGCAGCTGGACGGAGTTTGG GTCTGTCGGGGCTCTTTGATACTGGCCTGCACCATGCCAGCCCCTCTGCCCCCGATGCCTCCGTAATGAATCTGATCTCAGCCCTGGAGTCCCGGGGTCCCCAGCCTCcgccctctgcctcctcccttctttcccAGTTCCGCACACCATCCTGGCAGACAG CGATGCACACGCCTGCTCCTCCTGAACTATTCATCTCTGGAGCCCTTCCTGGCTCTggctccttcccctcctcctcagctctctcagcTTATCAGCATCCAGCATCCTTCTCCAGTCGTTCTTTCCCTGCCGCCTCCCTTTCCCTCCAGGACACACCCACGTTTAGTCCCACATCCAATGGCCTGCTCTCCCCACATGACCCGCTACTACACATCAAGGCTCCTTCCCAGTCTAGCCTGGGTTTTGATAGACTCCTGTCCTCGCAGGGTGCTGCCGCAGCTGCCTATAGGGGCAGCCAGGATCCCACGGGAGCCACATCAGCCCAGGCGTCGTCTGCCAGGCACCTGCAGTCCCACCAGTTCAACCTGCTGTCATCACAGCTCCAGGATCAGTCCTCCCAGCTGTATAATGCATCAGTCTTTTCCTCAGCCCAGCCCCAGCCTcagtcccagtcccagtccAATTCGGCTCAGGAACGGGCCGTGCCCCGGCAGGACAGCGTTATCAAGCACTACCAGCGGCCCACGCCAGCTCAGTCACAGCTCTCGTCCTCTGCTGCCCACTCCCTTCAGCACTACCTCAGCTGTGGAGGGGCGGGATACCAGCAGATAGCCACTCACCACAGACACGCTGGCCTTTCCTGCAGCCCACTGGGCGACCAGAGCCCCTCATCTGACCACAAGCCCACCTCTCGCACTGAGCAGTATCGGCCAATCATCCAGCCTCCGTattcctcatcctcttcctcttcgtCTTCGTCCTCAGCTGGGAAAGGTACCAAAAGCAGCTCCAGCAGCGGCTATTCTTCTGCcagttcagcttcatcctcGAGAACCCCTCACACCCCCCCTTCTGCTTCCtctacctcctcttcctcctcctcttcttctgccacTTCTGGTGCTCATCCTTCCAACTCCATCCCCACTTCCAGCTCCAGTGCAGCTCCTTCCAGGCAGCAGCCACCACCTCAGCCAGCTCCGCCTCCCCCGgcccctcagcagcagcaaccccCTGCCACCTCCACTTCAGCACCCCAGTCTCTCCCCAAATCCTGCCTCTCAGGATATGGTTCTCCTGTGCCCCCAGTGAAGACCCCCACCTCTGCTCTTACTGGCCAGACTCCACCCCAACAACAGACACAGTCATATTCCCCAAATCAGCCCCCTACTTCCCACCTGGCTCAGTCCTATGGAGGCTTCAGCTCACCACAAGCCCAAGACCTGAGCTCAGGTACTGCTGGGAAAGGCTATGGGAGTTTAGGAGGGCGAAGCCAATCATACTCCACTGATATATATGGAGCTGACTCTGCTTATGGATCACTTCCATCTTCTCTGGGTGGAGCTGGAAGCCCATCACTGGGCTACGGAGCCCCAGGCCACTCCCCTGCCCTTTTAAGATCAAGTGGTTCATCAGGTAGTGGAGCATCTGGGGGAGGAACCAGCAGCGGCACAGGAAGTGGGAACTCTGgctcaggaggaggagcaggaaatAGCATGACCAGTGAGAGAGGTGGAGGTAGCGGTGGAGGGTCTTATCATATTCCAGACTCTAGCCCCTCTCCATCAGGCAACTCAGGCATTATCCGTCCAGGGTTGCACTCCCCAGTGCCCACCTGCCCTACACAATCCCCAGGAGGTGCAGGCTctaataaatacatttcctcAGTTCTCTCCCCCACTTTTTTAGCCTCCCCACAGGGCTACCCTGACACCAGAGGCCCCAGCTCCCAACCTCAGTCTTAtcactccacctcctccaaaacAAAGGCGGACCCTTCCATGCTAGGGGTGGGCTCTCAGAGATCCCAAGAAGAAGTAGACGACGACGATGAGTTCTTGATTCAGCACTTGCTGCAAGCCCAAGCAAGTCCTGCTCCTCAGGCTGCTCATCACCACCCTCAACAACCACCCCAACAAGCATCGCAACAAACACAGCCTCAGCCCCAGTCAGTGCCCCCAACCAGTGATTCAGGCAAAGGGCTGAGCTATGACATGGGCAAGACCTCTGAGGAGAGGTACCACCCCCAGAGTGTTATACGTACCCACAGTGCCACATCCACTGCCGGAGTAGGAAATGCAGGGTCTGGAGGGTCCATCTCAGGGCTGGACAACCAGTTGGAGATGTCACTaaagaaacaacagcagcaacatcaacaacaccaccatcaacagcagcagaggaatgaGAGGTCAGTTGGAAGCAGCAGGAACAGTGGAGGGAGAGGCAGCGCTGAGCAAGTGCACTCCCACCtccatcaccatgacaacctAGGCTCGGTAGTCCACTATGGGCGGGGTGACCCGTACAGCCAACACTCCCTTGCTCCCCAACACTCCTCACATAGTCAGCACGTCTCCTCTCACTCACAGTTACCGTCCCACACCCAAATGGAGCTCCAGAAGAAGCCACAGGAGCGTGCGGACATCCCCTATCCTCGGAAAACACCGGAAGTCCAGCAACAGCATTCCCAATCTCAGGCTACTGCTTCCCTCATGGACTCTCCCACAGATCAGTCCCGTCAACCGCCACACCTGCTCCAGTCAGTGCTGTCCCACACCACCCGCAACAAACTGGAGCCtcatcagcagcaccacaaaATGGACTCTCATCGGCAACACCAACAGCATCACAAAATGGACTCCCACCAACCACATCAACAACACCCGAAAATGGACTCCCACCCTCAGCATCAACAGCATCAGAAGATGGACTcccatcagcatcagcagcaccacaagATTGATTCTCATTCgcaacatcagcagcaccatAAAATGGACTCTCAcactcaacagcagcagcactctaTTAGCCAACAGCAAGCTGTAATGGAAAGTGCTGGTGGGAGACTTGGCTCAAACAAACATCAGACGCAGTCTCAGTCCCAAACCACCCAGCTCCAGCTTCAGCTCCAGTCCCAGGCGCTGGAAGTGGCAGCGGCTCACTACAACCACGGGCCCCCTCCACATCAGCACGAGCAGAGCCAGGTGAAACAAAGCTCAGTGGTCTCCTCCTTGGACATGCTAGAGCGCTCCCTTTCTCAGACCTCCAGCACGGACGTAGCTGTTGCAGAAGACAGACGCGGCGGGGCAGGCAGCGGGGGAAGGAGCGGAGGAAGCAGTGAGcgccacagacagcagcagcaggagcagcaccCATCCCACCATCAGGCGCAGCAAACCCACCactcacaaccacacacagccTCTGAACTCCACTCCTTCCTATCGGAGCCTGATATCAGCTTATCCACCCCATCTCACATGCACCACCTCTCACAGCACCAcccgcagcagcagcaacaacagcagcacccCAGCTCTCAACACCAACAAACCCACCCTCACCACCCTCACACCCAGCCCCaccctcagcagcagccacCACTCCCTCACCACATACCGCCACCCTCTGCCTCAGCCCACTCCCAGCCTCAGCCTGACCCACAGCAGCCACTCTCATCCCAGCTCACCCCTCAGCAGAGCCAGCTGGACCAGCAGCGCTCAGAGCAGCACCAGTTTGACACAGTCAGCCCAGTGGAGAAAGCAGACCAGAATCAACAAAGTAACCGCTTCGTACCCCTAACGTCTATCTGCTTCCCGGATTCCCTCCTTCAGGATGAGGATCGCTCCTTTTTTCCAGGAATGGAAGACATGTTTTGTGCAGAGGACTACAAGTCGAGCTGTTCTGGAGGTGCAGGACCGGGGCAGGGGGAGATGAATGAAAGCCACACTGGGCAGGAGGGAATGGATTCCATGAAAGCTGGGCAGAGTGCAGGTGGAGCAGGGGGAAGTGCTGGAGCAAGCTATGACATAATGGGTCACCACGGCGGAGATCAGGGTTATGAACAGTACTGTCACGGCCTGGAAGAACCCAGCAACAACACCATGACTCTGGATCTAGACTCCCTTAAAACCCACGAGCTCCCTTCCACTGTCAACACTGAACAGCTAGGACTGATACAGTCTCAGGCCCCAGCTATGGGTATGGGCGCCAATACTGCTGGTCCCAACAACTCTGGAGCGAAAATGTCCTCTGGGCCTGGAGGAGCTAACACAGGAACTGGTTCTGGAGGCCTCCAGTCTCCCATTTTCTGTTCATCTCGTCCCAAAAAGCTTCTCAAGTCCAGCTCTTTCCACCTGTTAAAGGAGCGCCGGGACCCCAACACACTGCCTAAGAAAAGTTATGCTCAAGAGTATGAGTTTGAAGATGATGAGGATAAAGCCGACCAGCCAGCTGACATCCGGTTGAACAGCCGGAGGCTCCCGGACCTCTTGCCAGACTTGGTGTCCAGCTgcagaaagggaggaggaagtgggTCTCTCAGCCCTTTAATGGGTGATATTGACTTCTACCACTCCTCTGGCTACTCATCTATGGGTTCACACACTCTACTGCCTCAGGATGGACCCAAGAAGAGGGGCCGAAAGCCCACAAGACCCAAGAGAGAGGGTCCCCCTAGACCAAGAGGCAGGCCTCGCATCCGCCCAATGCCTGAGCCATATACTCCGAGAGGGATGATGGGTGAGATGGGTGGGACAACAGTAGGAGGAGGATTCAGTGTGGAGGGACGAGGCAGAGGCAGGGGTCGTGGAAGCCGCGgtagaggaggaaggagagaggataTGTACATGGAAATGAGCGGGAAGGAGCAGGATCAGATGCACCACCATCACCTACATCAGCAGCAACCTCAGCAGCTCCATCACCAGCcccaacagcagcaacacgAGCCTATTCCACCTCTGAAG ATTAAATTACCAATCGGTACCCTGTCCTCCTCCGATGCCTTGCTGAGGACGGACTCTTTGTCTGGCACGGACCCTGCTTTGTCAGATGGCTCAGTGGGCTCAGCTCCTTCACTTGGTTTAAGTCCCGGCCCCCCCTGCAGCACTGAAAGCACCAGAAGTCAGGACAAGAACAAGCAGAAAAGCCAGATGATGGGTGAAGGAGTGGACGACGACGGGCTGGAGGAGAGG GGGGATGAGAAGGACTCGGAGTCCAAGGCTGGCTTTGTTGCTTCATTCTTGGATTTCCTTAAGACGGGGAAGAGACCTCCAGGCTTGGACATCTCACCAGGAATGGAACCTGACAATGGTGAAACCTCACCCTGTAAATCAGGGGGTCTACGCCCACTCtctcctgcacctcctcctccaccacctccacctccattcGGGGACAGTGAGGGGAATGGGGGTCTGGCTTTGGGCAACTGTCCCAGCCCCAAGCGCTTGGAAGATGAGCTGAAGAGGAACCTGGAGACGTTGCCTTCGTTCTCTTCTGATGAGGAGGACTCAGTCGGAAAGAACCAGGACCTCCAGAAGAGCATCTCCTCTGCCATTTCTGCTCTGTACGACACTCCTCAGCTGACCTCTAACATCCAGGCCCCGCTACCGCCTTCACCTCCCCAGCCCCAGCCTCAGCCGACCCAGGCCCCTCTTACTCCCACACTGCAGCCCCCCACGCTTAGCCCGCAGCCCACCATGCACACCCCCCACACCCAGCCCCAGTCCAACGAACCCGATGTCCTCCAACCAGAAGATGGAGACATGGATGAGAACAAGGAGGAGGACAATGAGGAGGAAAGAAGcacaggaggggaggaagaaagtgatatgacagaggagagagaaccACAGCTGGAAACCCTGGGTGCCCCTAAGCTCGATG CGCCCCTCCCCGAGATCCCTCCAGTGCCAGCAACTCCTGaacctccctctgtccctccatctcccgcctcatcctcctcaccttctcactcccccctccctcccctctcgcTTCCCTCACCCCTACCTCCGCCAGAAGAACAACAGGAAAATTCCCAGCCGCCGAGCCCTGTTGCTCCCACATCCCCGTCTCCGTCACCTCCCCCACCCGCTACTCTCCCTCAGCCTgcatctcctccttctccttctccttcccctccccctcctcctcctgcaacttctcctcctcccctgcctTCAACTCAGAAGGAGTCTCCCATGCCATCTCCGGAGTCCCCCGCCTCTCCCGAAGAGCCCCCACCTCCTAAAATCACCTCCCTGCACCTCGCCCAGAAGCAAGAAGATGCCGCCATTGttggagagagtgaggaggatgAGAGTGAGAGTGGAGGGGAGGGCATCTTCAGAGAGAGGGACGAGTTTGTGGTGCGAGTGGAAGACATTCGAACTCTGAAG CTGGCCTTGCAGACGGGCCGTGAGCCCCCACCCATCTGGAGGGTGCAGAAAGCCCTGCTGCAGAAATTCAGCCCAGAGATCAAAGATGGGCAGAGACAGTTCTGTGCCACAAGCAAC tatCTTGGATACTTTGGAGATGCCAAGAGGCGATACCAGCGAATTTATGTCAAGTTTTTGGAGAATGTCAATAAGAAGGACTATGTCAGAGTCTGTTCTCGGAGACCTTGGCGCAGAGCCACACCTGCTCTCAG GCGCCAGTCCCTCCCCAGAATGGCATCGCCTCCCTCTACCCAGGCGCCACCAAGAGcagtggagaaagaggagagagtgacTCCACCAGTCCAGCGcgaacagagggagaaaacaagaccagcaaccacaacaacagcaaaagaacagagggagaagaaggaggcTTCAGCTGCGGTGCCCAAAGCCAGGGAGAGGGACAAGGAgcgggagaaagagagggatcacgagagggagagggagaaggagaagcgggtacagctgcagcaggagaaacGTGCTGCAGCAGCCGAACGAGGTAGagcaaaggaggagaagaaagcggtggagaggaaggagaaggctGAGCGCCCGCCTAAGTCCAAGCCGGCCAAAGTGAAGGCAGAGCCGCCAcccaagaagaggaagaagtggcTGAAGGAAGTACCTTCATCATCAGACTCAGACTCGTCAGATGAGGCAGCTAGTGAGAATGAAA TGCCAGTGAAAGGCGGAGTGAACAACCGTGCCATGAGGGAGATGTTCAGGAGCTATGTGGAGATGCTGGTCAGCACCGCATTGGACCCCGACATGATCCAAGCTCTGGAGGACACAGATG ATGAGCTGTACCTCCCACCAATGAGGAAGATTGACAGCATCCTCAGCGAACAGAAGAGGAGGTTGTTGAGAAGAGTCAGCATGAGCTCTCAGCACCAG GAGGTCCTACATGCTTACCCCCAGATCATTGTAGACCCCCTGGACTCAGGAGTGGTGAGGGTGCGGCTAAGCGGGGATGCTTACAACCGCAAGACCCTCAACAGAGTCAAGAAGACCCTGCCTAAACCACAG gaCCTTAAACTGTCAGCCGACTCATATCGGATTTACAGTCTCTACCACTCCCTTCATCACTATAAATACCACACCTTCTTACAGTGCAAGAAAGAG ACCAACACCATTGAGCAGGCAGCTGAGGACCCGGGCCAAGAGGAAGTGGTGCAGCAGTGCATGGCCAACCAGAGCTGGCTGGACACCCTCTTCAGCTCCTTCATCGAGCTGCTCACGCTCAGCACCAAAGCCTGA